The Mesorhizobium sp. M1D.F.Ca.ET.043.01.1.1 genome contains a region encoding:
- the dnaG gene encoding DNA primase, giving the protein MRFPPAFLDEIRDRVPISSVIGQRVAWDRKKTNAPRGDYWACCPFHGEKSPSFHCEDKKGRYHCFGCSVSGDHFKFLTELDGMSFPEAVEKIAEMAGVPMPVRDAAEERREKERASLTDVMEMATVFFQERLQGPEGAKARAYLRDRGLTPATQQSFRLGYAPDSRNALKEYLAAKGVPKADIEACGLVRHGDDIPVSYDWFRDRIMFPIPDSRGKIIAFGGRALAPDALAKYMNSPETELFHKGNVLYNFARARKALAKGGTVIAVEGYMDVIALAQAGFENAVAPLGTALTENQLELLWRMAGEPVLCFDGDQAGLKAAWRAADLALPAIQPGRSARFALLPEGKDPDDLVKADGPDAFRAVLSEARPLADLLWMRETAGGVFDTPERRAELEKTLREITGRIRDESLRYHYQQEMRERVLSFFGSQRGARQGHQGGRQDGRPGERGRSSAPGGAFGRGAAAGGRAAITESLGRSALVKRAGEGMSVREATIIVALINHPALIDENFAHVEFLDLANLDLRRLHAAILDAMAHDAADDRDAVIATIERAGCGGIWERAVALIKRARQWPALETAGLDDARDAFNQAMHLQRSARTLHRELKQAQAALDADPSDENFRHLVEIQAQFNDVQATEALIEGFGVSSGRAGRV; this is encoded by the coding sequence ATGCGCTTTCCGCCCGCCTTCCTCGACGAGATCCGCGACCGCGTGCCGATTTCCTCGGTGATCGGCCAACGCGTCGCATGGGACAGGAAGAAGACGAATGCACCGCGCGGCGACTATTGGGCCTGCTGCCCGTTCCATGGCGAGAAGAGCCCGTCTTTCCACTGCGAGGACAAGAAGGGGCGCTATCATTGTTTCGGCTGCTCGGTTTCGGGCGATCATTTCAAGTTCCTGACCGAGCTCGACGGCATGAGCTTTCCCGAAGCGGTCGAAAAGATCGCCGAGATGGCCGGCGTGCCGATGCCGGTGCGCGATGCCGCCGAGGAGCGGCGCGAGAAGGAACGCGCCAGCCTGACCGATGTCATGGAGATGGCGACCGTCTTCTTCCAGGAGCGGCTGCAGGGACCGGAAGGCGCCAAGGCCCGCGCCTATCTGCGCGACCGCGGCCTGACGCCGGCGACGCAGCAGTCGTTCCGGCTCGGCTATGCGCCGGACAGCCGCAACGCGCTGAAGGAATACCTCGCCGCCAAGGGCGTGCCGAAGGCCGATATCGAGGCTTGCGGACTGGTGCGGCATGGCGACGACATTCCGGTCTCCTATGACTGGTTCCGCGACCGCATCATGTTTCCCATACCGGACTCGCGCGGCAAGATCATCGCCTTCGGCGGCCGGGCGCTGGCGCCGGACGCTTTGGCCAAATACATGAACTCGCCGGAGACCGAGCTCTTCCACAAGGGCAATGTGCTCTACAATTTCGCCCGCGCCCGGAAAGCGCTGGCGAAGGGCGGCACGGTGATCGCCGTCGAAGGCTACATGGACGTGATCGCGCTGGCGCAGGCCGGCTTCGAGAATGCCGTAGCGCCGCTCGGCACCGCGCTCACCGAAAACCAGCTCGAGCTTCTGTGGCGCATGGCCGGCGAGCCGGTGCTTTGCTTCGACGGCGACCAGGCCGGGCTGAAGGCCGCCTGGCGCGCCGCGGACCTGGCGCTGCCGGCGATCCAGCCAGGCCGCTCGGCGCGCTTCGCGCTGCTGCCGGAAGGCAAGGATCCGGACGACCTGGTCAAGGCGGACGGACCGGACGCTTTCCGCGCGGTGCTTTCGGAGGCCAGGCCGCTTGCCGACCTTCTCTGGATGCGCGAGACGGCCGGCGGCGTCTTCGACACGCCCGAGCGGCGGGCGGAGCTTGAAAAGACGCTGCGCGAGATCACCGGCCGCATCCGCGACGAGAGCCTGCGCTACCACTATCAGCAGGAGATGCGCGAAAGGGTGCTGAGCTTCTTCGGCTCGCAGCGCGGCGCACGGCAAGGTCATCAGGGGGGACGCCAGGACGGCCGACCGGGCGAGCGCGGCAGGAGTTCGGCGCCCGGCGGAGCGTTCGGGCGGGGTGCGGCGGCCGGCGGACGCGCCGCCATCACCGAAAGCCTCGGCCGCTCGGCGCTGGTCAAGCGCGCAGGCGAGGGCATGTCGGTGCGCGAGGCGACGATCATCGTGGCGCTGATCAACCACCCGGCGCTGATCGACGAGAATTTCGCCCATGTCGAATTCCTCGATCTCGCCAATTTGGATTTGCGGCGGCTGCATGCGGCCATCCTCGATGCGATGGCGCATGACGCGGCCGACGACCGCGACGCCGTGATCGCCACGATCGAGCGCGCCGGCTGCGGCGGCATCTGGGAGCGCGCGGTGGCGCTGATCAAGCGGGCGCGGCAATGGCCGGCGCTCGAAACCGCCGGACTTGACGATGCCCGCGACGCGTTCAACCAGGCGATGCACTTGCAGCGCAGCGCGCGCACCTTACATAGAGAGCTGAAACAGGCGCAGGCGGCGCTCGATGCAGACCCTTCGGATGAAAACTTCCGGCATCTCGTCGAGATTCAAGCGCAATTCAACGATGTACAGGCAACGGAAGCGCTGATCGAAGGGTTCGGCGTTTCATCGGGCAGGGCTGGACGCGTTTAG
- a CDS encoding GYD domain-containing protein: protein MTTYIMLINWTEQGAKNVRESPKRLDAAKKQLSEMGGSFKAFYLTMGECDMVAVVEAPDDAVLARFALMLSSGGSVRTRTLKAFPEFAYREIISSLG, encoded by the coding sequence ATGACGACCTACATCATGCTCATCAACTGGACCGAGCAAGGTGCCAAGAATGTGCGCGAGTCGCCGAAGCGGCTCGACGCCGCCAAGAAGCAGCTGAGCGAGATGGGCGGCTCGTTCAAGGCCTTCTATCTGACCATGGGCGAGTGCGACATGGTGGCCGTGGTTGAGGCGCCCGACGATGCGGTGCTCGCCCGTTTCGCGCTGATGCTGTCGTCGGGCGGCAGCGTTCGAACGCGCACGCTCAAGGCCTTTCCGGAGTTCGCCTATCGCGAGATCATCAGCTCGCTAGGATAG
- a CDS encoding MFS transporter, with the protein MLPLIALFIAAFAFGTTEFVIAGVLPEVAEGLGVSVPTAGYLVSGYACGIAVGGPLLALATSKVSRKALLIGLTIAFTLGQAACALAPDFAAMLLLRVATAVAHGCYFGVAMVVAVGLVREDQRGRAVAVILSGLTVSNVIGVPAGTAIGGLWGWRATFWVMGALGVVAIVAMLALLPRAAGAADRPAGLAREVRVLGRQQVWTSLILMLMLMIGQFGLFTYITPTLLEVTGLDESLIPWVLLLNGVGATIGVLVGGKLADWRLMPSLITMLFLQAVMLAVIYAVSPYPVPMIVAIVLWGGLNFAIGAPIQTRILAWTADASNLASSLIPSGFNVGIALAASLGAAMLNAGLGYRSLPLAGVLAMLVAVVVALASQAREWRSRATPPLPAAAE; encoded by the coding sequence ATGCTGCCTCTTATCGCCCTCTTCATTGCCGCTTTCGCTTTCGGCACGACTGAATTCGTCATCGCCGGCGTGCTGCCGGAGGTGGCGGAGGGTCTCGGCGTCTCCGTGCCTACCGCCGGTTATCTCGTCTCCGGTTACGCCTGCGGCATCGCCGTCGGTGGTCCTCTCCTGGCGCTTGCCACCAGCAAGGTCTCGCGCAAGGCGCTGCTCATCGGGCTGACGATAGCCTTCACCCTTGGCCAGGCCGCCTGCGCGCTGGCGCCCGATTTCGCCGCGATGCTCCTGCTGCGCGTTGCGACTGCCGTGGCGCATGGTTGCTATTTCGGCGTCGCCATGGTGGTCGCGGTCGGCCTGGTGCGCGAGGACCAGCGCGGTCGGGCCGTTGCGGTCATCCTCTCGGGGCTCACCGTCTCCAACGTCATCGGCGTGCCGGCCGGCACCGCGATCGGCGGCCTCTGGGGCTGGCGGGCGACCTTCTGGGTGATGGGCGCGCTGGGCGTCGTCGCGATCGTCGCCATGCTCGCGCTGCTGCCGCGCGCGGCAGGCGCCGCCGACCGGCCCGCCGGCCTGGCGCGCGAAGTGCGCGTGCTGGGGCGACAGCAGGTCTGGACCTCGCTCATCCTGATGCTGATGCTGATGATCGGCCAGTTCGGCCTGTTCACCTACATCACGCCGACGCTGCTCGAAGTCACCGGCCTCGACGAGAGCCTGATCCCATGGGTGCTGCTGCTCAATGGCGTCGGCGCCACGATCGGCGTGCTTGTCGGCGGCAAGCTTGCCGACTGGAGGCTGATGCCGTCGCTGATCACCATGCTGTTCCTGCAGGCGGTGATGCTGGCCGTCATCTACGCCGTCAGCCCCTACCCGGTGCCGATGATCGTCGCGATCGTCCTCTGGGGCGGCCTCAACTTCGCCATCGGCGCACCGATCCAGACCCGCATCCTGGCCTGGACGGCGGACGCCTCGAACCTGGCCTCCTCGCTCATCCCGTCGGGCTTCAATGTCGGCATCGCGCTCGCCGCATCGCTGGGCGCGGCGATGCTCAATGCCGGCTTGGGCTATCGCAGCCTGCCGCTTGCAGGCGTGCTCGCCATGCTGGTGGCGGTGGTCGTGGCACTCGCCTCGCAGGCCAGGGAATGGCGCAGCCGCGCGACGCCGCCGCTGCCGGCGGCGGCCGAATAG
- a CDS encoding Na/Pi cotransporter family protein: MSGSVVFLHLAGAVALMLFATRMVKTGVERAYGDVLRHRLRATMRNPLMAVLVGCGLAIALQSSTAVTLLVGSFAGAGIVSGAAGQLAVRGAEIGSALVVKLLTFDLSLLVPVCLVAGTVMFMATERRDWRQFGRILVGIGLLLLSLEMIGQASEPLRQSTLMPMIVNYFSGDPVTAYLLAALVTWLFHSSIAAVLLLVTLAGRGFIPPELGIVLVLGVNLGSSIIAPLLTRNADPGVRVVPIGNLLMRGMGSLIMLILFMTLKPPVGFLGTTGADQIVNAHILFNVVILLAGLPLAGLVYRASEKIVALGVKPAPAATLDVVELSALNESALDTPSQALANATREVVRVCETVEIMLKRIIELYESADAGKIKALAALDDRVDQKHAAIKLYLAKVTKNPLSEDEALRCQELIGACVKLEQVGDIIVRNMLVHVRKKLERGLEFTPEGWRELSAFHASVLANARLAFNVLVSRDPETARQLVLEKDLLREREKETSASHFVRLRDGAAKSVETSSIHLDTIRDLKQINSLLASMAYPVLEERGLLGGSRLKAS, from the coding sequence ATGAGCGGTTCCGTCGTCTTTCTGCACCTGGCCGGCGCGGTGGCGCTGATGCTTTTTGCCACCCGCATGGTGAAGACCGGCGTCGAACGCGCCTATGGCGATGTGCTGCGCCACAGGCTGCGCGCCACCATGCGCAATCCGCTGATGGCGGTGCTGGTCGGCTGCGGCCTCGCGATCGCCTTGCAAAGCTCCACCGCCGTCACGCTCCTGGTCGGCTCCTTCGCCGGCGCCGGCATCGTGTCGGGCGCCGCCGGGCAGCTTGCGGTGCGCGGCGCCGAGATCGGCTCGGCGCTGGTCGTCAAGCTGCTGACCTTCGACCTGTCGCTTCTGGTCCCGGTCTGCCTCGTCGCAGGAACGGTCATGTTCATGGCCACGGAACGGCGCGACTGGCGCCAATTCGGCCGCATCCTGGTCGGCATCGGCCTGCTTCTTCTGTCGCTGGAGATGATCGGCCAGGCCTCGGAACCGTTGCGCCAGAGCACGCTGATGCCGATGATCGTCAACTATTTCTCCGGCGATCCGGTCACCGCCTATCTGCTGGCCGCACTCGTCACCTGGCTGTTCCATTCCTCGATCGCCGCAGTGCTTCTGCTGGTCACGCTCGCCGGCCGCGGTTTCATCCCGCCGGAACTCGGCATCGTGCTGGTGCTCGGCGTCAATCTCGGCTCCTCGATCATCGCGCCGCTGCTCACCCGCAACGCCGATCCGGGCGTCCGCGTGGTGCCGATCGGCAACCTCCTGATGCGCGGCATGGGCTCGCTGATCATGCTGATCCTGTTCATGACGCTGAAGCCGCCGGTCGGTTTTCTCGGCACGACCGGGGCGGACCAGATCGTCAACGCCCACATCTTGTTCAACGTGGTCATCCTGCTTGCCGGGCTGCCGCTCGCCGGCCTCGTCTACCGCGCTTCCGAGAAGATAGTCGCCTTGGGCGTCAAGCCCGCGCCGGCCGCGACGCTCGATGTCGTCGAGCTTTCAGCGCTGAACGAGAGCGCGCTCGACACGCCGAGCCAGGCGCTGGCCAATGCCACGCGCGAAGTGGTGCGGGTCTGCGAGACGGTCGAGATCATGCTGAAGCGCATCATCGAGCTCTATGAGAGCGCCGACGCCGGCAAGATCAAGGCGCTGGCCGCGCTCGACGACCGGGTCGACCAGAAGCACGCGGCGATCAAGCTCTATCTGGCCAAGGTCACCAAGAACCCCTTGAGCGAGGACGAGGCGCTGCGCTGCCAGGAATTGATCGGCGCCTGCGTCAAGCTGGAGCAGGTCGGCGACATCATCGTGCGCAACATGCTGGTGCATGTCAGGAAGAAGCTGGAGCGCGGCCTGGAGTTCACGCCCGAGGGCTGGCGCGAGCTCAGCGCCTTCCATGCCTCGGTGCTGGCCAACGCCCGGCTTGCCTTCAACGTGCTCGTCTCGCGCGACCCCGAGACCGCCCGCCAGCTCGTGCTGGAGAAGGATCTGCTGCGCGAGCGCGAGAAGGAGACCAGCGCCAGCCATTTCGTGCGGCTGCGCGACGGCGCCGCCAAGAGCGTCGAGACCAGTTCGATCCACCTCGACACCATCCGCGATCTCAAGCAGATCAATTCGCTGCTTGCTTCCATGGCCTATCCGGTGCTGGAGGAGCGCGGCCTGCTCGGCGGCTCGCGGCTGAAGGCGAGCTAG
- a CDS encoding DCC1-like thiol-disulfide oxidoreductase family protein, translated as MPVPLLTVWYNTRCPVCDAGISRQKRRLIEAVKAGRIEFRDINFEPSALSAFGASLEDIRRRLHATDAGGRLLVGADVAIAVWRMTPGESWLAALLGNSIALPLTRFAYDRFADLLYAWNRRKGRW; from the coding sequence ATGCCCGTGCCGCTCCTGACAGTCTGGTACAACACACGCTGCCCTGTCTGCGACGCCGGCATCAGCCGCCAGAAGCGGCGGCTGATCGAGGCGGTCAAGGCGGGCCGCATCGAATTCCGCGACATCAATTTCGAACCGTCCGCCCTTTCCGCATTCGGCGCTTCGCTGGAGGACATCCGCCGTCGGCTGCATGCCACCGATGCCGGGGGCAGGCTGCTGGTCGGCGCGGATGTGGCGATCGCGGTCTGGCGCATGACGCCGGGCGAAAGCTGGCTGGCGGCGCTCCTGGGCAACTCGATCGCGCTGCCGCTGACGCGCTTTGCCTATGATCGCTTCGCCGACCTTCTCTACGCCTGGAACCGCCGCAAGGGCCGCTGGTAG
- a CDS encoding DUF983 domain-containing protein — protein sequence MQDHAHYPDLEPWRIGIRGRCPRCGEGRLFEGFLKLAPKCDVCGLDYSFADPADGPAFFVICFACVPSVLFAVWAQVAFEPSMWFHAFVSVPIILATCIPPLRPLKGWLVASQFYYKAEEGRLAKPGE from the coding sequence ATGCAAGATCACGCGCACTATCCCGATCTCGAACCCTGGCGGATCGGTATCCGTGGCCGCTGTCCACGCTGCGGAGAGGGCCGGCTGTTCGAGGGATTCCTGAAACTGGCGCCGAAATGCGATGTCTGCGGGCTTGACTATTCCTTTGCCGACCCGGCGGACGGCCCCGCCTTCTTCGTCATCTGCTTTGCCTGCGTGCCCTCCGTGCTGTTCGCCGTCTGGGCACAGGTGGCTTTCGAGCCGTCCATGTGGTTCCACGCCTTCGTTTCGGTGCCAATCATTCTGGCGACCTGCATTCCGCCGCTCAGGCCGCTCAAAGGCTGGCTTGTCGCGAGCCAGTTCTACTACAAGGCCGAAGAAGGAAGGCTGGCCAAGCCCGGCGAATAG
- the rpoD gene encoding RNA polymerase sigma factor RpoD has protein sequence MATKEKEEVETEREGATDGPLLDLSDDAVKKMIKAAKKRGYVTMDELNSVLPSEEVTSEQIEDTMAMLSDMGINVVEDDEQGEEAEATDAGGDSEEDANELAEQTGTAVATTTTKKEPTDRTDDPVRMYLREMGSVELLSREGEIAIAKRIEAGRETMIAGLCESPLTFQAIIIWRDELNESKILLREIIDLEATYAGPEAKQAPVVERVEEAPKPEEKPRGRAAARDEEDDITNVGADTRGLEEEEDDEDEASLSLAAMEAELRPQVMETLDVIADTYKKLRKLQDQQVENRLAAAGTLSPSQDRRLKELKDQLIKAVKSLSLNTARIEALVEQLYDINKRLVQNEGRLLRLAESYGVRREEFLKEYQGSELDPNWTRSIANLTSRGWKEFTKNEKDAIKELRAEIQSLATETAISILEFRKIVNQVQKGEREAAIAKKEMVEANLRLVISIAKKYTNRGLQFLDLIQEGNIGLMKAVDKFEYRRGYKFSTYATWWIRQAITRSIADQARTIRIPVHMIETINKIVRTSRQMLHEIGREPTPEELAEKLAMPLEKVRKVLKIAKEPISLETPVGDEEDSHLGDFIEDKMAILPIDAAIQANLRETTTRVLASLTPREERVLRMRFGIGMNTDHTLEEVGQQFSVTRERIRQIEAKALRKLKHPSRSRKLRSFLDS, from the coding sequence ATGGCGACAAAGGAAAAGGAAGAGGTCGAGACCGAACGTGAAGGCGCCACCGATGGCCCTCTGCTCGACCTTTCCGATGATGCTGTCAAGAAGATGATCAAGGCCGCCAAGAAGCGCGGCTATGTGACCATGGACGAACTGAACTCGGTGCTGCCTTCGGAGGAAGTGACCTCCGAACAGATCGAGGACACGATGGCCATGCTCTCCGACATGGGTATCAACGTCGTCGAGGACGACGAGCAGGGCGAGGAGGCCGAGGCCACCGACGCCGGCGGCGATTCGGAAGAGGACGCCAACGAGCTTGCCGAGCAGACCGGCACCGCCGTCGCCACCACGACCACCAAGAAAGAGCCGACCGACCGCACCGACGATCCGGTGCGCATGTATCTGCGCGAGATGGGCTCGGTCGAGCTTCTGTCGCGCGAGGGCGAAATCGCGATCGCCAAGCGCATCGAGGCCGGCCGCGAGACGATGATCGCGGGCCTGTGCGAAAGCCCGCTGACCTTCCAGGCCATCATCATCTGGCGCGACGAGCTCAACGAATCGAAAATCCTGCTGCGCGAGATCATCGACCTCGAGGCAACCTATGCCGGCCCCGAGGCCAAGCAGGCACCGGTCGTCGAACGCGTCGAGGAAGCGCCCAAGCCCGAGGAAAAGCCGCGCGGCCGCGCGGCAGCGCGCGACGAAGAAGACGACATCACCAATGTCGGCGCAGACACGCGCGGGCTGGAGGAAGAAGAAGACGACGAGGACGAGGCAAGCCTGTCGCTCGCCGCGATGGAAGCGGAACTGCGCCCGCAGGTGATGGAGACGCTCGACGTCATCGCCGACACCTATAAGAAGCTGCGCAAGCTGCAGGACCAGCAGGTCGAGAACCGGCTGGCGGCTGCCGGCACGCTTTCGCCCAGCCAGGACCGCCGGCTGAAGGAGCTGAAGGACCAGCTCATCAAGGCGGTGAAGTCGCTGTCGCTCAACACCGCGCGCATCGAGGCGCTTGTCGAGCAGCTCTACGACATCAACAAGCGGCTGGTGCAGAACGAAGGCAGGCTGCTTCGGCTCGCCGAAAGCTACGGCGTGCGCCGCGAGGAATTCCTCAAGGAGTACCAGGGCTCGGAGCTCGATCCGAACTGGACACGCTCGATCGCCAACCTGACGTCGCGCGGCTGGAAGGAATTCACCAAGAACGAGAAGGACGCGATCAAGGAGCTGCGCGCCGAGATCCAGAGCCTCGCCACCGAGACGGCGATCTCGATCCTGGAATTCCGCAAGATCGTCAACCAGGTGCAGAAGGGCGAGCGCGAGGCGGCTATCGCCAAGAAGGAAATGGTCGAGGCGAACCTGCGCCTCGTCATCTCGATCGCCAAGAAATACACCAACCGCGGCCTGCAGTTCCTCGACCTGATCCAGGAAGGCAATATCGGCCTGATGAAGGCGGTCGACAAATTCGAGTATCGCCGCGGCTACAAGTTCTCGACCTACGCGACGTGGTGGATCCGGCAGGCGATCACCCGTTCGATCGCCGACCAGGCGCGCACCATCCGCATCCCGGTGCACATGATCGAGACGATCAACAAGATCGTGCGCACTTCGCGCCAGATGCTGCACGAGATCGGCCGCGAGCCGACGCCGGAGGAATTGGCCGAGAAGCTTGCCATGCCGCTGGAAAAGGTGCGCAAGGTGCTGAAGATCGCCAAGGAGCCGATCTCGCTCGAAACGCCGGTCGGCGACGAGGAGGATTCGCATCTCGGCGACTTCATCGAGGACAAGATGGCGATCCTGCCGATCGACGCGGCGATCCAGGCCAATCTGCGCGAGACGACGACCCGCGTGCTTGCTTCCCTGACGCCGCGCGAGGAGCGCGTGCTCAGAATGCGCTTCGGTATCGGCATGAACACCGACCATACGCTGGAAGAGGTCGGCCAGCAGTTCTCGGTCACCCGCGAGCGCATCCGCCAGATCGAGGCCAAGGCGCTGCGCAAGCTCAAGCATCCGAGCCGGTCGCGGAAGCTCAGAAGCTTCCTCGACAGCTGA
- a CDS encoding GNAT family N-acetyltransferase: protein MVEIVKPALQHLPSYKAALERGWSPDNVRLLEATREQLAAIEEDPVAFLASLDDPEAKGPRIALPDGTTVPRLPGFRRWIWDGEVAGSIGLRWQKGTSALPPHVLGHIGYAVVPWKERRGYATEALRLMLDEARAVGLDYVEITTDLDNLASQKVILANGGILAGRFAKIAAYGGAESLRYRIDL from the coding sequence GTGGTCGAAATCGTCAAGCCCGCGCTCCAACATCTGCCCTCCTACAAGGCGGCGCTGGAGCGCGGCTGGTCGCCGGACAATGTCCGGCTCCTGGAAGCGACACGCGAGCAGCTCGCGGCCATCGAGGAAGATCCTGTCGCCTTTCTCGCCAGCCTTGACGATCCCGAAGCCAAGGGGCCGCGCATCGCCTTGCCGGACGGCACGACGGTGCCGCGCCTGCCTGGGTTCCGGCGCTGGATCTGGGATGGCGAGGTCGCCGGCTCGATCGGGCTTCGCTGGCAAAAGGGCACGTCGGCGCTGCCGCCGCACGTGCTCGGCCATATCGGCTATGCCGTTGTGCCGTGGAAGGAGCGGCGCGGCTACGCCACCGAGGCGCTGCGGCTGATGCTCGACGAGGCGAGGGCGGTGGGCCTCGACTATGTCGAGATCACCACCGATCTCGACAATCTTGCCTCCCAGAAGGTGATCCTCGCCAATGGCGGCATTCTCGCCGGGCGGTTCGCCAAGATCGCCGCCTATGGCGGCGCGGAGAGCCTCAGATACCGGATCGACCTTTAG
- a CDS encoding RcnB family protein encodes MKRVILSAVTASMLAASAFSGQAAPLVLPSAPQPNLTQVDWQEPGRHVEKRVVRKKVVVKRSHWRNGQRYSNWKRHQAVRDWHRYGLRRPGPGQEWIRVGNDYLLVSIVSGIVFGAIAAH; translated from the coding sequence ATGAAGCGTGTCATACTTTCCGCCGTCACGGCCTCGATGCTGGCCGCCTCGGCCTTTTCGGGCCAGGCCGCGCCGCTCGTTCTGCCGAGCGCGCCGCAGCCGAACTTGACCCAGGTCGACTGGCAGGAGCCGGGCCGGCACGTCGAGAAGCGCGTCGTGAGGAAGAAGGTCGTGGTGAAGCGCAGCCATTGGCGCAACGGCCAGAGATACTCGAACTGGAAGCGCCATCAGGCGGTGCGCGACTGGCACCGCTATGGCCTGCGCCGTCCGGGTCCCGGCCAGGAATGGATCCGCGTCGGCAACGACTACCTTTTGGTCAGCATCGTCTCCGGCATCGTCTTCGGCGCGATCGCCGCGCACTGA
- a CDS encoding DUF2061 domain-containing protein, whose protein sequence is MDTHSRSFAKALSWRATGTIDTMIISLVVTGSVKLAAAIGLTEVATKSLLYYLHERAWLKIPYGRRTDKNP, encoded by the coding sequence ATGGACACCCATTCGCGCAGCTTCGCCAAGGCGCTTTCCTGGCGTGCAACCGGCACGATCGACACGATGATCATCTCGCTGGTCGTAACCGGAAGCGTCAAGCTCGCGGCAGCCATCGGCTTGACCGAAGTCGCCACCAAGTCGCTGCTCTACTATCTGCATGAGCGCGCCTGGCTGAAAATTCCTTACGGTCGCCGAACAGACAAAAATCCTTGA
- a CDS encoding PLP-dependent aminotransferase family protein — MNSENDLGWLSPLGEDPQPIYLRIVDALAAARSSGRLQPGDRLPPQRELARFLGVDLTTVTRAFTEARRRNLIDATAGRGTFVMPGEPEEPILDLSMNIPPAPSGLSLPALIRSGIEGLLKRSSAEALLSYHPGSGSPAERAAGSSWLAATGDRPPVERVAVGSGAQALLAAVLLSQTREGDTILTDALTYPGLIALAQATGRKLAGVGRDDDGMRPDRLEEAARRHGAGVLYLNPTLHNPTALTMPEGRRRDLARMAGKLGLMIVEDDPYSPLQTSSPPAFLGLAPERTFHVATLAKCVSPFLRTAFLVAPNAEVVERIAAAIRGTTMMAPPLMTGLACEWVRGGLAGEITAAVRAEAEARQELARKILPAGFASAQSSLHLWYPLGERPRSSELADVARRRGLAISPAEEFAVAPGVADGLRLALGAASSRERLEEGLRSLLAILAGGLVSARPQV; from the coding sequence ATGAACAGCGAGAACGACCTCGGCTGGCTGTCTCCCCTGGGCGAGGACCCTCAGCCGATCTATCTCAGAATTGTCGATGCGCTTGCGGCTGCCCGCTCGAGCGGCCGGCTGCAGCCGGGGGACAGGCTGCCGCCGCAGCGCGAGCTTGCCCGTTTCCTTGGCGTGGATCTGACCACGGTTACCAGGGCCTTCACCGAAGCCCGCCGCAGGAACCTGATCGACGCAACGGCCGGTCGCGGCACCTTCGTCATGCCCGGCGAGCCAGAAGAGCCGATCCTCGATCTGAGCATGAACATTCCGCCAGCGCCCTCGGGCCTCAGCCTGCCGGCACTGATCCGGAGCGGTATCGAGGGACTGCTCAAACGTTCCAGCGCGGAAGCGCTGCTTTCCTACCATCCCGGCTCGGGTTCGCCCGCCGAACGCGCCGCTGGTTCGTCATGGCTCGCGGCAACCGGCGACAGGCCGCCGGTCGAGCGCGTGGCTGTCGGCTCCGGGGCGCAGGCGCTGCTTGCGGCGGTGCTGCTGTCGCAAACCCGCGAGGGCGACACGATCCTCACCGATGCGCTGACCTATCCCGGGCTGATCGCGCTGGCGCAGGCTACGGGGCGGAAACTGGCCGGCGTCGGCCGCGACGATGACGGCATGCGTCCCGACCGTCTGGAGGAAGCGGCGCGACGGCACGGCGCCGGCGTCCTCTATCTCAACCCGACGCTCCACAATCCCACCGCGCTCACCATGCCGGAGGGCCGGCGCCGCGATCTGGCGCGGATGGCGGGCAAGCTCGGCCTGATGATTGTCGAAGACGATCCCTACAGTCCGCTGCAGACCTCTTCTCCGCCGGCCTTCCTCGGCCTCGCGCCGGAGCGGACCTTTCATGTCGCGACATTGGCGAAATGCGTCTCGCCCTTCCTGCGCACCGCCTTCCTGGTCGCGCCGAACGCGGAAGTCGTCGAGCGGATCGCGGCGGCGATCCGGGGCACCACGATGATGGCGCCGCCGCTGATGACGGGGCTCGCCTGCGAATGGGTGCGAGGCGGCCTGGCCGGCGAGATCACAGCCGCGGTGCGTGCCGAAGCGGAGGCCCGGCAGGAGCTCGCGCGCAAGATCCTGCCGGCAGGTTTCGCCTCGGCGCAATCGAGCCTGCATCTGTGGTATCCGCTTGGCGAGCGGCCGCGCTCTTCAGAGCTTGCCGATGTGGCCCGGCGCCGCGGATTGGCCATCAGTCCGGCGGAGGAGTTTGCCGTCGCGCCCGGCGTTGCCGACGGCCTGCGCCTGGCGTTGGGCGCGGCGTCCAGCCGGGAAAGACTGGAGGAGGGCCTGCGCAGTTTGCTGGCGATCCTTGCCGGCGGCCTGGTATCTGCGCGCCCTCAGGTGTGA